One Vibrio penaeicida DNA segment encodes these proteins:
- the infB gene encoding translation initiation factor IF-2, whose amino-acid sequence MTELTVKALSDEIGTPVDRLIEQLADAGMKKTGVDTVSDDEKQKLLTHLKKEHGDTSGDSEPTRLTLQRKTRSTLSVNAGGGKSKNVQVEVRKKRTYVKRSAIDEEAKREAEEAAKREAEELAKREAEELAKREAAEKAQREADEKAKREAEEAAKRDAEEKAKRVQADKAKKDMNTKSAEVSSQAKKEADELKRRQEEEAQRKAEAEAAKLVEEARKLAEENAARWSEAEKKEKVMEEGDYHVTTSTFAREAEDAADQSEEKAPRRRKKKSSANNDDKGGNNRSGNRNQRGRGGRKGKLAKPTSMQHGFDKSASVAKSDVVVGETIVLSELANKMSVKATEVIKVMMKMGAMATINQVIDQETAQLVAEEMGHKVILRKENELEEAVLSDRDNSAESVPRAPVVTIMGHVDHGKTSTLDYIRKAHVASGEAGGITQHIGAYHVETDNGMITFLDTPGHAAFTAMRARGAQATDIVVLVVAADDGVMPQTIEAIQHAKAAGVPLIVAVNKIDKEDANPDNVKNELAQYDVIPEEWGGENMFVHISAKQGTNIEGLLETILLQSEVLELTAVEEGMASGVVVESRLDKGRGPVATVLVQSGTLNKGDIVLCGQEYGRVRAMRDENGREITTAGPSIPVEILGLSGVPASGDEATVVRDERKAREVANYRQGKFREVKLARQQKAKLENMFANMSAGEVAELNVVLKADVQGSVEAIADSLRKLSTEEVKVNIVGSGVGGITETDAVLAAASNAIILGFNVRADASARRTVETENLDLRYYSIIYQLIDEVKQAMGGMLAPEFKQEIIGLAEVRDVFKSPKLGAIAGCMVTEGLIKRNNPIRVLRDNVVIYEGELESLRRFKDDVQEVKNGYECGIGVKNYNDVRVGDQIEVFEIVEVKRTLD is encoded by the coding sequence ATGACAGAATTAACGGTTAAAGCACTGAGTGATGAGATTGGTACGCCAGTTGACCGCTTGATTGAGCAACTTGCTGATGCTGGAATGAAAAAAACGGGCGTAGACACCGTTTCCGACGATGAGAAGCAAAAGCTTCTTACTCATTTGAAAAAAGAGCATGGTGATACCTCAGGAGATTCTGAGCCAACTCGCTTAACTCTCCAGCGTAAAACTCGCAGTACTTTAAGTGTGAATGCGGGTGGCGGTAAGAGTAAAAATGTTCAAGTAGAGGTGCGCAAAAAGCGCACGTACGTAAAACGCAGTGCAATCGATGAAGAAGCCAAGCGAGAAGCTGAGGAAGCAGCTAAACGTGAAGCTGAAGAGCTAGCGAAGCGTGAAGCGGAAGAGCTAGCTAAACGTGAAGCTGCAGAGAAAGCACAACGCGAAGCGGATGAAAAAGCAAAACGAGAAGCTGAGGAAGCAGCTAAACGTGACGCTGAAGAGAAAGCAAAGCGCGTACAAGCTGATAAGGCTAAGAAAGACATGAACACAAAGAGTGCGGAAGTAAGTTCGCAAGCAAAAAAAGAAGCTGATGAGCTGAAACGCCGTCAGGAAGAAGAAGCGCAACGTAAAGCAGAAGCTGAAGCGGCGAAGCTAGTTGAAGAAGCTCGCAAATTGGCTGAAGAAAATGCAGCACGTTGGTCTGAAGCAGAGAAGAAAGAAAAAGTGATGGAAGAAGGCGACTATCACGTGACAACTTCTACTTTTGCTCGTGAAGCAGAAGATGCAGCTGACCAAAGCGAAGAGAAGGCGCCTCGTCGTCGTAAGAAGAAGTCTTCTGCGAACAATGACGATAAAGGTGGCAACAATCGTAGTGGTAACCGTAACCAACGTGGTCGCGGTGGTAGGAAAGGCAAACTGGCTAAACCTACTTCAATGCAGCATGGCTTCGATAAGAGTGCATCAGTTGCGAAATCTGACGTTGTAGTTGGTGAGACAATTGTTCTTTCTGAGCTGGCAAACAAGATGTCAGTTAAAGCGACTGAAGTAATTAAAGTGATGATGAAGATGGGTGCTATGGCAACCATCAACCAGGTAATTGACCAAGAGACTGCTCAGCTTGTTGCTGAAGAAATGGGTCACAAAGTTATCCTGCGTAAAGAAAATGAATTGGAAGAAGCAGTACTGTCTGATCGTGATAACAGTGCTGAATCTGTACCACGTGCTCCAGTAGTTACCATCATGGGTCACGTTGACCACGGTAAAACATCTACGCTGGATTACATCCGTAAAGCACACGTTGCTTCCGGTGAAGCGGGTGGTATTACCCAGCACATTGGTGCTTACCACGTAGAAACGGACAACGGCATGATCACCTTCCTGGATACTCCAGGACACGCAGCGTTTACTGCAATGCGTGCACGTGGTGCTCAGGCTACAGATATCGTTGTTCTTGTTGTGGCGGCAGACGATGGTGTAATGCCTCAAACAATCGAAGCAATCCAGCACGCTAAAGCGGCAGGTGTACCTTTGATTGTTGCTGTAAACAAGATTGATAAAGAAGACGCAAACCCAGATAACGTTAAAAACGAACTGGCTCAATACGATGTTATTCCTGAAGAGTGGGGCGGTGAGAACATGTTTGTTCACATCTCTGCGAAACAAGGTACTAACATTGAAGGTCTTCTAGAGACAATTCTTCTTCAGTCTGAAGTTCTTGAACTAACAGCTGTAGAAGAAGGAATGGCATCGGGTGTGGTTGTAGAATCTCGCCTAGACAAAGGTCGTGGTCCTGTTGCTACTGTACTGGTTCAATCTGGTACATTGAACAAAGGCGATATCGTTCTTTGTGGTCAAGAGTACGGTCGAGTTCGTGCAATGCGCGACGAGAATGGACGCGAAATCACGACTGCTGGTCCTTCTATTCCTGTTGAAATTCTTGGTCTATCTGGCGTTCCTGCTTCTGGTGACGAAGCAACGGTTGTACGTGATGAGCGTAAAGCACGTGAAGTAGCGAATTACCGTCAAGGTAAATTCCGTGAAGTGAAACTTGCTCGCCAGCAGAAAGCGAAACTAGAAAACATGTTTGCGAACATGTCCGCTGGTGAAGTTGCAGAGCTTAACGTTGTGCTTAAAGCTGATGTACAGGGTTCTGTTGAAGCTATCGCTGATTCACTACGTAAACTGTCTACAGAAGAAGTTAAGGTCAACATCGTTGGTTCTGGTGTTGGTGGTATTACTGAAACTGATGCAGTACTAGCAGCGGCTTCTAACGCTATCATTCTAGGCTTTAACGTGCGTGCTGATGCTTCTGCTCGCCGCACTGTTGAAACTGAAAACCTAGACCTTCGTTACTACTCAATCATTTACCAATTGATTGACGAAGTGAAACAAGCAATGGGCGGTATGCTTGCTCCAGAATTCAAGCAAGAGATCATTGGTCTTGCTGAAGTGCGTGACGTGTTTAAGTCGCCGAAACTGGGTGCAATCGCTGGTTGTATGGTTACTGAAGGTCTTATCAAGCGTAACAACCCGATCCGCGTATTACGCGACAACGTAGTAATCTATGAAGGTGAGCTAGAATCTCTACGCCGCTTCAAAGATGACGTTCAAGAAGTTAAGAACGGCTACGAGTGTGGTATCGGCGTTAAGAACTACAACGACGTTCGCGTAGGCGACCAGATCGAAGTATTCGAAATCGTTGAAGTGAAGCGTACTCTAGACTAA
- the glmM gene encoding phosphoglucosamine mutase — MMSKRRYFGTDGVRGKVGQYPITPDFVLKLGWAAGRVLAKQGTKKVIIGKDTRISGYMLESALEAGLAAAGLKATFTGPMPTPAVAYLTQTFRAEAGIVISASHNPYYDNGIKFFSSEGTKLPDDIELAIEAELDKDIECVESALLGKASRLDDAAGRYIEFCKSTFPNELSLAGQKIVVDCAHGATYHIAPSVFKELGAEVIAMGIEPNGTNINDEVGATDVRALQKRVIEEQANLGLAFDGDGDRIIMVDELGNKIDGDQIAYIIARDALRRGELKGGVVGTLMTNLGMENGLKQLGIPFVRAAVGDRYVMEQLLAKGWKIGAENSGHVILLDKVTTGDAIVAALQVLASVVDSEMTLNELSQGMTLYPQVLENVRFCGDSNPLEAQAVKDAVVKVESKLGEKGRVLLRKSGTEPLLRVMVEGEDAELVQKSALEIAEAVKASC; from the coding sequence ATTATGTCTAAAAGGCGTTATTTTGGTACGGACGGTGTTCGTGGGAAGGTAGGACAATACCCAATCACTCCCGATTTTGTATTAAAGCTTGGCTGGGCTGCTGGTCGCGTACTTGCAAAGCAAGGAACAAAAAAAGTTATTATCGGCAAAGATACACGTATTTCTGGGTATATGTTGGAATCTGCGCTTGAAGCTGGTCTTGCAGCTGCAGGGCTAAAGGCGACATTCACAGGTCCAATGCCAACTCCTGCTGTCGCTTACTTGACACAAACATTCCGCGCTGAAGCTGGCATTGTAATTTCTGCATCTCACAATCCTTACTATGACAATGGCATCAAATTCTTCTCATCTGAGGGAACAAAGTTACCAGATGATATCGAATTAGCGATTGAAGCTGAGTTAGACAAAGACATTGAATGTGTTGAGTCAGCACTGCTCGGTAAAGCATCACGACTTGATGATGCCGCAGGTCGATACATTGAATTTTGTAAGAGCACATTCCCTAATGAATTGAGTTTAGCTGGACAGAAGATCGTTGTGGATTGCGCACATGGTGCAACTTACCACATTGCTCCTAGTGTTTTTAAAGAGCTCGGTGCAGAAGTTATCGCAATGGGTATTGAGCCCAACGGCACAAACATTAATGATGAAGTGGGTGCAACGGATGTTCGAGCGTTGCAAAAGCGAGTGATCGAGGAGCAAGCAAATCTTGGATTGGCCTTTGATGGCGATGGTGATCGTATCATCATGGTTGATGAGCTTGGGAACAAGATTGATGGTGATCAGATTGCTTACATCATTGCGCGAGATGCACTCCGTCGTGGCGAACTAAAAGGTGGCGTAGTCGGTACATTGATGACGAACCTTGGTATGGAAAATGGACTCAAACAACTGGGTATTCCATTTGTACGGGCAGCCGTTGGTGACCGCTATGTCATGGAGCAACTGCTGGCGAAAGGCTGGAAAATCGGTGCAGAAAACTCTGGGCATGTGATTTTGTTGGACAAAGTAACAACAGGTGATGCAATCGTCGCTGCATTGCAAGTGTTGGCATCAGTGGTTGATAGCGAAATGACTCTGAATGAACTTTCTCAAGGTATGACGCTATATCCTCAAGTGTTAGAGAATGTTCGATTCTGTGGAGATTCAAACCCTCTTGAAGCTCAAGCTGTAAAAGATGCAGTGGTTAAGGTTGAGTCTAAATTGGGTGAAAAAGGTCGAGTGCTTTTGAGAAAGTCCGGTACAGAACCTCTTCTTCGTGTCATGGTTGAGGGTGAAGATGCGGAACTTGTACAGAAATCGGCACTAGAGATAGCAGAAGCGGTAAAAGCGAGCTGTTGA
- the nusA gene encoding transcription termination factor NusA — protein MNREILAVVEAVSNEKAVPRERIFEALEIALATATKKKYEIEIDVRVAIDRKTGNFDTYRRWLVVEEVESPTKEISLEAAQYDDEEMELGSFVEDDIESVTFDRITTQTAKQVIVQKVREAERAQIVEQFIDNEGDLITGAVKKVNRETVVLDLGNNAEAVILRDDQLPRENFRPGDRVRGLLYKVAPEARGFQLFVTRSKPEMLSELFRVEVPEIAEELIELKGAARDPGSRAKIAVKTNDRRIDPVGACVGMRGARVQAVSGELGGERIDIVLWDDNPAQFVINAMAPADVASIIVDEDAHAMDIAVEADNLAQAIGRNGQNVRLASQLSGWELNVMTVEDLEKKHQEESGAAIENFMKYLDIEQDFAEMLVEEGFSTLEEVAYVPVNELLEVDGLNEELVEELRQRAKDALTTIALAKEESFDGLEPAEDLLALEGLEREMAFKLAAKGVVTLEDLADQGTDELEGIEDLTEERAGELIMAARNICWFGDEE, from the coding sequence ATGAACAGAGAAATTTTAGCGGTAGTAGAAGCTGTTTCTAATGAGAAAGCGGTTCCTCGTGAGCGTATTTTTGAAGCTCTAGAAATCGCATTAGCTACGGCAACTAAAAAGAAATACGAGATTGAAATTGACGTTCGTGTTGCGATTGATCGCAAGACGGGTAATTTCGACACTTACCGCCGTTGGTTGGTTGTGGAAGAAGTAGAAAGCCCAACTAAAGAAATTTCACTGGAAGCAGCGCAGTACGATGACGAAGAAATGGAACTGGGTAGCTTTGTAGAAGATGATATTGAGTCAGTAACATTCGACCGTATTACCACTCAAACCGCTAAGCAAGTTATTGTACAAAAAGTACGTGAAGCTGAGCGTGCACAAATCGTTGAGCAGTTCATTGATAACGAAGGTGACCTGATCACTGGTGCGGTTAAAAAAGTGAACCGTGAAACCGTTGTTCTTGACCTAGGCAACAATGCTGAAGCAGTCATTTTACGTGATGACCAACTTCCTCGTGAAAACTTCCGTCCAGGTGACCGTGTTCGTGGTCTTCTGTACAAAGTTGCTCCTGAAGCGCGTGGCTTCCAACTGTTTGTCACTCGCTCTAAGCCTGAAATGCTATCTGAACTTTTCCGAGTAGAAGTGCCAGAGATTGCTGAAGAGTTAATTGAACTAAAAGGCGCAGCTCGTGATCCGGGTTCACGTGCAAAAATTGCAGTGAAAACAAACGACAGACGTATTGACCCAGTTGGTGCTTGTGTTGGTATGCGTGGTGCACGTGTACAGGCGGTATCAGGTGAATTAGGTGGTGAGCGCATCGATATCGTACTTTGGGACGATAACCCAGCTCAGTTTGTTATCAATGCAATGGCACCAGCAGATGTGGCTTCCATCATCGTAGATGAAGACGCACACGCAATGGATATTGCAGTTGAAGCCGATAACTTGGCTCAAGCCATCGGTCGTAACGGTCAAAACGTACGTTTAGCATCTCAACTATCTGGTTGGGAACTGAACGTAATGACAGTAGAAGATCTAGAAAAGAAACACCAAGAAGAATCTGGTGCGGCTATCGAAAACTTTATGAAGTACCTCGATATCGAACAAGATTTTGCAGAAATGCTCGTTGAAGAAGGTTTCTCAACACTAGAAGAAGTGGCTTATGTGCCAGTGAATGAACTTCTGGAAGTTGATGGACTAAACGAAGAGCTTGTAGAAGAATTGCGCCAACGTGCAAAAGATGCCCTAACTACGATCGCCTTGGCGAAAGAAGAGTCATTCGATGGTCTTGAGCCAGCGGAAGACCTACTTGCACTAGAAGGTTTAGAGCGCGAAATGGCGTTTAAACTTGCAGCGAAAGGTGTCGTAACACTTGAAGATTTAGCCGACCAGGGTACTGATGAGCTTGAAGGCATTGAAGACCTAACGGAAGAGCGTGCTGGTGAGCTGATTATGGCTGCACGTAACATCTGTTGGTTTGGCGACGAAGAATAA
- the rimP gene encoding ribosome maturation factor RimP, protein MTGLERQLTEMLDAPVEASGYELVGLEFIRAGEHSTLRIYIDHENGINVDDCAEVSHQVSAVLDVEDPISVAYNLEVSSPGLERPLFKAEHYQQFIGHEVSLVLKMAMGNRRKWKGVIESVEGETITITVDNAKEEFALSNISKANLIPKF, encoded by the coding sequence ATGACGGGTTTGGAAAGACAACTAACAGAAATGCTGGACGCGCCAGTGGAAGCATCTGGTTATGAGTTAGTTGGATTGGAGTTCATCCGTGCTGGTGAGCATTCAACATTGCGTATTTATATTGATCACGAGAACGGCATCAATGTAGATGACTGTGCAGAGGTAAGTCATCAGGTTAGCGCAGTGCTCGATGTTGAAGATCCTATTTCTGTCGCTTATAACCTTGAAGTATCTTCACCTGGTTTAGAAAGACCACTTTTTAAAGCAGAACACTATCAGCAATTTATAGGTCACGAGGTCAGCCTTGTCTTGAAAATGGCTATGGGCAACCGTCGTAAGTGGAAAGGTGTGATCGAAAGCGTTGAAGGCGAAACGATCACAATCACAGTGGACAATGCGAAAGAAGAGTTTGCACTAAGCAACATTTCCAAAGCTAACCTGATCCCTAAGTTTTAA
- the folP gene encoding dihydropteroate synthase, which produces MFIRSNNKKLDLSSPHIMGILNVTPDSFSDGGQFNRIDDALSQARSMISAGATIIDIGGESTRPGAPDVTLDEELERVIPVIKALRAESDVWISIDTSKAEVMIQATSAGADIINDVRALREPGALQAAAQANVPICLMHMQGQPRTMQENPTYHDLLKDVEAFLAERVSACENAGIERGQLILDPGFGFGKTIEHNYHILANLERFHRFELPILAGMSRKSMIFKLLDKEPKECLIGSVTCASVSALKGAQIIRVHDVVETVEAIKIINTISTNQ; this is translated from the coding sequence ATGTTTATACGATCCAATAATAAAAAACTCGATTTAAGCAGCCCCCATATTATGGGGATATTGAACGTAACCCCCGACTCATTTTCAGATGGTGGTCAGTTCAATCGTATTGATGATGCTTTAAGCCAAGCACGTTCAATGATATCGGCAGGTGCAACGATCATTGATATTGGCGGAGAATCAACGCGACCAGGTGCTCCAGACGTTACGTTAGACGAAGAACTTGAACGTGTTATTCCTGTCATAAAAGCATTAAGAGCAGAGTCTGATGTATGGATATCTATTGATACCAGCAAAGCAGAGGTTATGATACAAGCTACTTCTGCGGGAGCTGATATCATCAACGATGTGAGAGCACTTCGGGAGCCCGGAGCTTTGCAAGCTGCAGCTCAAGCTAATGTGCCGATATGTCTCATGCATATGCAGGGGCAACCTAGAACCATGCAAGAAAACCCTACATATCATGATCTCTTGAAAGATGTTGAGGCATTTCTGGCAGAGCGTGTTTCTGCTTGTGAAAATGCAGGGATAGAGCGTGGACAATTGATTTTAGATCCAGGGTTTGGATTCGGTAAAACGATTGAACACAATTATCACATATTGGCAAATCTAGAGCGGTTCCATCGCTTTGAGTTACCTATCCTTGCTGGGATGTCTCGTAAATCAATGATATTTAAGCTCTTGGATAAAGAACCGAAAGAATGCCTGATCGGCAGTGTTACATGTGCAAGCGTCTCTGCACTGAAAGGTGCCCAGATCATACGTGTTCATGATGTGGTCGAAACGGTTGAAGCGATAAAAATTATCAATACAATCAGTACAAACCAATAA
- the yhbY gene encoding ribosome assembly RNA-binding protein YhbY — MNLSTKQKQYLKGLAHSLKPVVLMGANGLTEAVLAEIELALDHHELIKVKVASEDRETKVLIIDAIVRETKAEKVQTIGKVLVLYRQSEERKIEIPRK; from the coding sequence ATGAACCTAAGCACCAAACAAAAGCAGTATTTGAAAGGCCTAGCTCACAGTTTAAAACCTGTGGTACTAATGGGTGCCAATGGATTGACCGAAGCCGTACTTGCTGAAATTGAGCTGGCTCTAGACCACCACGAGCTAATCAAAGTAAAAGTTGCCTCTGAAGACAGAGAAACAAAAGTTCTCATTATCGACGCTATTGTACGTGAGACTAAAGCTGAAAAAGTACAAACCATTGGTAAAGTACTGGTTCTGTACCGTCAGTCTGAGGAACGCAAAATCGAGATTCCTCGTAAATAA
- the ftsH gene encoding ATP-dependent zinc metalloprotease FtsH, with protein sequence MAKNLILWLVIAVVLMSVFQSFGPGENSGRTVDYTTFVQEVGQGQIREAQFKDREITYYRRDNTRYVTYMPVYDSKLLDDLINKNVKVVGTPPEEQSLLGTIFISWFPMILLIGVWIFFMRQMQGGGGKGAMSFGKSKARMMSEEQIKTTFADVAGCDEAKEDVKELVDYLRDPSRFQKLGGKIPTGVLMVGPPGTGKTLLAKAIAGEAKVPFFTISGSDFVEMFVGVGASRVRDMFEQAKKAAPCIIFIDEIDAVGRQRGAGVGGGHDEREQTLNQMLVEMDGFEGNEGIIVIAATNRPDVLDPALLRPGRFDRQVVVGLPDVRGREQILKVHMRKVPLAGDVEPSLIARGTPGFSGADLANLVNEAALFAARGNKRNVSMVEFELAKDKIMMGAERRSMVMSEDIKESTAYHEAGHAIVGRLVPEHDPVYKVSIIPRGRALGVTMYLPESDRVSMSRQHLESMISSLYGGRLAEELIYGSDKVSTGASNDIERATDIARKMVTQWGFSDKLGPLLYAEDEGEVFLGRSVTQTKHVSDDTAKLIDDEVRSIIDRNYDRAKVILEANMDIMHSMKDALMKYETIDAGQIDDLMERKEDVREPAGWGDQTRAQEESNNEKKAQPNKEEKDEEEKPSAPSDESADKNVE encoded by the coding sequence ATGGCAAAAAATTTAATTTTGTGGCTAGTAATCGCCGTAGTCTTGATGTCGGTTTTCCAGAGCTTCGGCCCTGGGGAAAATAGCGGCAGAACAGTGGATTACACCACATTTGTACAGGAAGTTGGCCAAGGCCAGATTCGAGAAGCTCAATTCAAAGACAGAGAAATCACGTATTACCGTCGTGATAACACTCGCTATGTGACTTATATGCCTGTGTACGACAGTAAGTTGCTTGATGATTTGATTAACAAGAATGTGAAAGTAGTCGGTACTCCGCCAGAAGAGCAGAGCTTACTGGGTACTATTTTCATTTCTTGGTTCCCAATGATCTTATTGATTGGTGTGTGGATTTTCTTCATGCGTCAAATGCAAGGCGGTGGCGGTAAAGGTGCCATGTCTTTCGGTAAGAGCAAAGCTCGTATGATGAGCGAAGAACAAATCAAAACAACGTTTGCTGATGTTGCTGGCTGTGATGAAGCAAAAGAAGATGTTAAAGAGTTGGTTGATTACTTACGTGACCCAAGTCGCTTCCAAAAGCTCGGTGGTAAGATCCCTACCGGTGTTTTGATGGTTGGTCCTCCGGGTACGGGTAAAACTTTGCTTGCTAAAGCCATTGCTGGTGAAGCAAAAGTGCCGTTCTTTACGATATCAGGTTCTGATTTCGTCGAAATGTTCGTTGGTGTTGGTGCATCTCGTGTACGTGACATGTTTGAACAAGCGAAGAAAGCCGCGCCTTGTATCATCTTCATTGATGAAATCGATGCTGTAGGTCGCCAACGTGGTGCTGGTGTTGGTGGTGGTCATGATGAACGTGAACAAACATTGAACCAAATGCTGGTTGAAATGGATGGCTTTGAAGGTAACGAAGGTATCATTGTTATCGCAGCAACTAACCGTCCGGACGTTCTTGACCCTGCACTTCTTCGTCCTGGTCGTTTTGACCGTCAGGTTGTTGTTGGTCTTCCAGATGTTCGTGGTCGTGAACAAATCCTTAAAGTTCACATGCGTAAGGTGCCACTTGCTGGTGACGTTGAGCCATCTTTGATTGCTCGTGGTACACCTGGCTTCTCTGGTGCAGACTTAGCGAACCTAGTGAATGAAGCAGCCCTATTCGCAGCTCGTGGAAACAAACGCAATGTATCAATGGTTGAGTTTGAACTTGCTAAAGACAAAATCATGATGGGTGCGGAACGTCGCTCAATGGTTATGTCTGAAGACATTAAAGAATCCACAGCGTACCACGAAGCGGGTCACGCTATTGTTGGTCGTTTGGTTCCTGAGCACGATCCAGTATATAAAGTGTCTATCATTCCACGTGGTCGTGCGTTGGGTGTCACTATGTATTTACCAGAAAGTGATCGTGTGAGTATGTCTCGTCAGCATCTAGAGTCGATGATCTCAAGCTTATACGGTGGTCGTTTAGCCGAAGAGCTTATCTACGGTTCTGATAAAGTATCAACTGGCGCGTCAAACGATATTGAACGTGCAACAGACATTGCTCGTAAAATGGTCACTCAATGGGGCTTCTCAGACAAACTTGGTCCTTTGCTTTATGCAGAAGATGAAGGCGAGGTGTTCCTTGGTCGTAGTGTGACTCAAACTAAACATGTTTCTGACGATACGGCAAAACTTATCGACGACGAAGTTCGCAGTATTATTGACCGTAACTATGATCGCGCTAAAGTCATTCTTGAAGCGAACATGGATATCATGCATTCAATGAAAGATGCATTAATGAAATATGAAACGATTGACGCAGGACAGATCGACGACTTGATGGAGCGAAAGGAAGATGTTCGTGAACCAGCAGGTTGGGGCGATCAAACTCGTGCTCAAGAAGAGTCAAACAACGAAAAGAAAGCACAGCCAAATAAAGAAGAAAAAGATGAAGAAGAAAAACCTTCAGCCCCTTCTGATGAAAGTGCCGACAAAAACGTTGAGTAA
- the greA gene encoding transcription elongation factor GreA, whose product MEKVPMTARGEQKLREELETLMKRRPLISEAIAEARELGDLKENAEYHAAREEQGICEAQIRDIEYKLSVAQVIDVTKMENTGKVIFGTTVTLVDIDTDQESTYQIVGDDEAEIKAGKISVSSPIARGLIGKVEGDEVTITTPGGIKDYDIAKVEYL is encoded by the coding sequence ATGGAAAAAGTTCCAATGACTGCTCGTGGTGAGCAGAAACTACGCGAAGAACTGGAAACGTTGATGAAACGTCGTCCATTGATTTCTGAAGCAATTGCAGAAGCTCGTGAGCTTGGTGATCTAAAAGAGAACGCAGAGTATCATGCGGCTCGTGAAGAGCAGGGCATATGTGAAGCTCAGATTCGTGATATTGAATACAAACTCTCGGTTGCACAAGTTATTGATGTGACCAAGATGGAAAACACTGGCAAAGTGATTTTTGGTACAACAGTAACCTTGGTGGACATTGATACAGACCAAGAAAGTACATACCAAATTGTCGGCGATGATGAAGCAGAGATTAAAGCAGGAAAAATTTCTGTTAGCTCTCCGATTGCCCGTGGTCTAATTGGTAAAGTAGAAGGTGATGAAGTTACCATTACTACGCCAGGTGGTATCAAAGACTACGACATCGCAAAAGTTGAATACTTATAG
- the rlmE gene encoding 23S rRNA (uridine(2552)-2'-O)-methyltransferase RlmE: MSKQKHSASSGRWLKEHFDDKYVNEAKKKGYRSRAIFKIEEIQGKDKLLKPGMTVVDLGAAPGGWSQYAAKHVGQEGQVIACDILPMDSIAGVAFLQGDFREDAVLEALLERIQPDMVDVVMSDMAPNMAGNLSVDQPRAMYLVELALDMCRQVLAPSGSFVVKVFQGEGFDQYVKDVRDMFKTVKIRKPDSSRARSREVYIVATGYKG; encoded by the coding sequence ATGAGTAAACAGAAACACTCAGCTAGCTCAGGTCGCTGGTTGAAAGAACATTTCGATGATAAATACGTAAATGAAGCAAAGAAGAAAGGTTATCGTTCACGTGCTATCTTCAAAATTGAAGAAATTCAAGGCAAAGATAAGCTATTGAAACCTGGAATGACCGTTGTCGATCTTGGTGCTGCACCTGGTGGTTGGTCTCAATACGCCGCTAAGCACGTAGGACAAGAAGGACAGGTCATAGCTTGTGACATTTTACCTATGGATTCGATCGCTGGCGTTGCCTTTTTGCAAGGTGATTTCCGTGAAGACGCTGTTCTAGAAGCACTTTTAGAGCGAATTCAACCAGATATGGTTGATGTTGTAATGTCTGATATGGCGCCAAATATGGCTGGTAACCTTTCGGTAGATCAACCTAGAGCCATGTATTTGGTGGAACTGGCGTTGGATATGTGTCGACAAGTTCTGGCTCCAAGTGGTAGTTTCGTTGTTAAGGTATTTCAGGGCGAAGGCTTTGATCAATACGTTAAAGATGTGCGAGACATGTTTAAGACCGTAAAAATAAGAAAGCCAGACTCTTCAAGAGCTCGCTCAAGAGAAGTCTATATTGTAGCGACTGGTTACAAAGGCTAG
- the secG gene encoding preprotein translocase subunit SecG, protein MFTVLLVIYLLAAVGVIGLVLIQQGKGADMGASFGAGGSNTVFGASGSGNFLTRTTAVFAVVFFIVSLVLGRMSTNSGETESILANPSQAASSIEQAADVTSEIPAGSGDEIPQ, encoded by the coding sequence ATGTTTACAGTTCTACTTGTGATTTACCTGTTGGCAGCGGTTGGTGTTATTGGCCTAGTGTTGATTCAACAAGGTAAAGGCGCAGACATGGGAGCTTCGTTCGGAGCTGGCGGTTCAAACACAGTGTTTGGCGCGAGTGGCTCAGGAAATTTCCTAACCCGAACAACTGCAGTTTTTGCGGTAGTATTTTTTATCGTTAGTTTAGTTCTTGGTCGTATGTCTACAAACAGCGGCGAAACAGAAAGTATTCTAGCGAACCCAAGCCAGGCTGCATCATCTATTGAGCAAGCGGCTGATGTAACGAGTGAAATTCCTGCCGGAAGCGGCGACGAAATTCCTCAGTAA